TTCTGTGGTACCCTTTGCTGATAAAACCTCAAGAGCAATTGATTTAAGTTGGGTTCTATCCCATACTTCCCAGATTGATCaagcagcctgttcctgtgtGAGCAGATGTTTAACTCAGCATGACTCTGCTGGGGCACTCTGGAGGATCACTTCTTTCATGTCAGTGTCAGGTGTGTGAACTGTCTCCAAATACATTGGCTGAAACTGCAGGATGGCATCTCTGTCTACTCCAGGTACTTTGAGTATTATAAAAGTCCTCTGGAGCAGATGCACGAGCGCTGTGAGAACTACCCCCCCTGTGACCTCCTCTCCGACCAAGTGGGGTTTGCCTTGGCCTACAACCGCTTCTTTGGGAGATACTGAGCATGGGAAGCTTTGGCTTGGAACACTCCAAACCCCACAGGGGAAAGAAGGCTGTGgttgggaaggagggaaggaaaacatctgGACTGGCATCTCCTTCTGTTGCCTCCCTAACCAGCTGGAACACCAAGGCAGGGATTATCCCACTTGTTGAGCTTCCACTaactttcttcctttcatcAATAAAATCTCTCTTCAGGCATCTTTGTGGTATTTTGAGCTCCACCAGAAGACTGTCTTACTTCCTTCCACCTGAATCCCCAGCACACAATAGGAGAAAAATGGTGATTAGTTTCAAGAAAAACACTGCATGCCTTAGAAACATCACTAGATCTCTTATCATCTTCTGCAAAACACAGGAGGATTATGGAAGAAGAATGTCACAATGTGTGTAAATGTGGTGGATCTGACCCTGGGATGCTCactgggaagaaggaagaacacCTGTCTCCTGTTCCAATTAGTAGGAAAGTTCAGTATTTTCATGTAGTATAATCACATTAAATATGTACCGCAGTAGGATCATTCTGTAAAGATAGAAGTGTGCAAATACTCTAGATAGCAGTCAGCTTCTTGTACTCTCTTCTGATTACTCTGTCATAAAGTTTGCCTGTATAgcaacaataaataaataaataaatcccaggAGGTGTGTTTAAGAAGTCCTTTTAGATGAACCCTTGCATTTGTGTGCTGCTTTTCATGACTGTAAAAAAAGACCTCGAATTCtcttggtttttctgtttttttggttttgttttttttttttcccagccagcTTCTAGTGAAACTAAAAATAcccaacagaacaaaaaaaataaaaattcctcctCTCTTCTGTTGCTTTTGCCTTTATGCTTGAAACTAAAAGCATCCACacagctaaaataaatttttaaaaataagaaaataaagctataaatatgaaataaaaaaaaaagaaaattatttcaaggaTGGATTGAAATTGGGATGGTGTTTTGTTTATTCAATGCAATTGGtagctatatatatatatatatataatgtatgtgtatttttatatacatattgTCTTCCCTCTGCACTACTTCCTTCTGTCCTCTGGTATTAATATTATACCTTAGCAACTTTCTGCATGACCTTCCTAATATACTCTGTCAGCTTTCCTTCCCTGAGAGGTGGATGGCAGATCACACCTCCAAGGACAGCGACTGCTGATGCTCAGGAAACTGGCAGAGACCAAATCTCTCTGGTTACATGGAAGCTGGTGCAACCATCCTCAGCTGCTAATTGCAATACATACTGCTTATGTACGGTGGGTTGGtgtgctgcttctctctgttcCTCTGTACAACCTTTAGCTGGATGCCTGGAAGACACAGCCTGCTTTTGTGAACCCCGAGGAGCAGAAATCCAGAGCATGAGgcttccttctcccctcccaTGCCCCAGTGTGAATCAGAAATGATGACACTGACATTTAGGTCATGGGTTCAGCACTCTGTGACACTGAGGGAGAGGAGGGCCAGGCTTTACCTGACTCACCATCTACCCAGATCAGCATTTCTCTGAAAAGCCTTGTCCTGAGGTAAGGACACGGGGTAACtctgcagagatgctgccaGTGTGAGCTTTGTTTGGCTTGCACTGGCAATGCTGATCTTGGCCAAGGCCAAGACACTTAATAAATATCTCTGCATGGCTTGGTCAAACACCTGTGACAGGTTCCTCTATTGACATAAACTAATGGGGCTTCACTGCTCACAATAAAACACTCCTCTGAACACCACCTAGTAAAAATTAACAGAGTGCTTTATTGAAAATTTTGCTTGGAAAAATACTAGAGAGATTAGCAGAATCCTAATATCCAGtatattaataaattttttgttgtttttgttttatttttttgttgttgctgtatGGTTTTGTTAGCAGAAAAAGCTTCCTGTCTGTATTTGCATCTTTCTgttagttttatattttttctctccctttcagtaaatgtttttttcaggcaaaaaaagtTACACCCAGAAGCCTCCATTATGTCATCCGCTCTGTGTCATCAGATCTCTTCATGGGCTGAAGTCATTGTGACCTTTGGGGAATTGAGCACTCAGATCACGTTACAAATTTACTGCTGAAATGGAGGAATTCGATTTTCATTTGGTTAATGCAGCGCTAAGCACCGCCACAAATCCTCTGCTGCCACCTTATGGCCATtgtatttgttttgtatttaataGTAACTTGAGTTGCTTCTGAAGCGTTTGAAAATGCAAACTCCTTTCCTCCTGATTCCCTCCATGCTAAACATTCATTTGCAGGTCAGAGGGGAACACCAGGGACATAATTTACAAATGGATTATATGCAGCTGAATTGACATTTTAGTGGGGGTGTTTATTGTGATTGTCAGGCTCCCATGGGAGTGTGTCTCAGTTCAGGTCTGTTTTATCTCTACACAAACAGAGGTGGATTGCCTCTGAATAAATTTGTGAGCCCTCCTGTGGACCCACTTCTAGCAGTCAAACAACCACTTTCTGAAATACAGCCCAAGATAACAGAGAAATTCCAGGATGGAGAAGCAGGTAGTCCGCATCCATCACTTTGTATGGCAGTTCATGGCATCATCTGTCCCCAGGGACTGCAGATactgtcagcagcagcaagtgCTTTGAAAGGAGCCCAGAATGAGACCTTTATGTCACCTCCCACCCTATCTTAGCAGTATTTTGCAGATGCTCTGTCCACAGAACCCAAGCAGCTTCACAAATGTCCCTTATCTCAGGGAACCACTCCATGTCTGGAGGTACCCCCCTCACCCAGACTATCATTATCAGGCCATGGAAAATGGGCTTCACTTTTGTGTAGTCAGAACCAAAGCCTTGACTGGAATTGTCAGTTATCAGAGGCCATGGGGCTCTGTGGGTGAATAACTCCCCACCAGGATTTGGACGGGTGTCTAGAAAGCAGCTGCTAGAGAAGGGTTTGTCTCAGCACAGAACCTGCATTTACACACCCATTTTGCCTGTTCCCACTGCAAACAGTCCAACAAGGTCCCACTCTGCAGTGGTGTAAGAAGAGTAGGTTTGGCAGCCCGTGAGTAACCAGGGGGTGataagaaggaggaggaggacagtCAGGATATCACTGCTTCCAGACGGCATCCCAACCTACCCTGCATTTCTGTGTTGGTTTTATCAGAGTCAACTTCTTTAAAAGGGCTTTTAAAAACTCTTAACCAGGGAGTAGTCACCCTGACACATCACTCCTCGGGAGAAGTGCCTTAGACTTTTCCAAGCCACAGTTGTCTTCCTTTTTGCAGGAACAACACCAAATACCTCAGAATTAAAAGACCTCTATCAAGGTGATGTTCACTCATGTCAGCTGAAGATGCTGCAACCAGACACTTCCTTATGGATTTGGGGCACATTTCTACCAGTAAATTGTCTGCTTGGATTGATTAATGACTTATGAATTGCAGTGGGAGTTTGGTGAACAATCACTGGTCGAAGAACAGCCACCAAAACCTGAGAGCAAATTACAAAGTGCAGAATTTTCCAgctcaaagaaaaacagaaagaaacaggtGCAAATTacctttccttaaaaaaaaaataataaagttctTTACAGTGTCTTGGGTGGACTCTGGGAAGCTGGTAGCACTGGGCAGTCCCCTGTTGCTGATCTTCTCACAAATACTAATAGAAGAGGTAAATATTGctctttatttgaaattatgaaattgCTTAtgccacagaaataatttttttcccatttgaaaCAGGTTCTTTACGGAGTTTTGGGTTCAATTTTAACTTTTCTGGTTTCAGTTCCTCTGTTCCATTTCTTACCTGTCTGAATTTGTTTTAGCCACTTGGTTGGAATTTTCCTCTTGCTTGTAGCCAGATGATTTCATAGAGTGTTTGTGAATAGATCTCATGAaatctttcctctccttttccagcctgtttAAATTGACCAATGTTCCTGGAGATTCTAGTGTAGCGCATCCATATCAAATAAGAACTCTGTCACCTGACTTGTATTTGCCTGGGGTGGTGTATAGACAATAACCTGAAGTTGTTCAGGAAAGTGCTGCTAAAGATTTGCTACCTGCCCTGCTTGCTCTGCTGTAATGACAAAGAGGCAAGGAAAGGGTAGAGAAAAACTTGGCTTGCATCCACAGATCCACAAGACATTCTCACCTCAGATGCCAATCTTCGTTTGCTTTTATGTTGCAGGCTACGTCCCCCGCCCTGATGGATGTGGCTCTGCATCCCTTTGATGACCAGTATCTGGGATGCAGAGAGGAGATGATGAAAGAACTGGAGCAAGGAGACtattttctaaaggaaataGCTGCTAACAAGGACTACTTTCATCTCTGGAAGAAGGCTCAGAAGGCTTTGCTGAAGAGCCCTGCAGGTCTCCTGAGGGGGATGCTGACAGCCATGCCATAGTCCTCATGGCTTTCACCATGAACTGAACCCTGCACTGGCAGCTGAACCGGGCTACAGCTACAGTGGGAATCTCTCCAGAGCACTACAGACACcaattcagttttaaatatttccacttCTACCTAACAACTGCTATCCAGATATTGAAGGAATGGCAGAGCAGCATGGGGGAACATAAGTGCTACCAGGTGCACAGGGGTGTAAAGGACTTACATATCGAGGCCAAggtgggcagcagggtgagATCTGGACACTTCATTTCTACCTCCCGCCTCAGGAATGAAGCGCAGAAGTTTGGGAATTAAACTTTGTTCACAGTGACCACTTGCCTGGGAGCAGCCTTGCAGGGCTTTTCTTGCCACACCTCTGAGAAGGAAGTCCTCATTCCCCCTTATGAGATATTTCTTGTCAAAAGCTTCCTTCAGACCCAGCAGGGTAACTGGCTGCATCTGCATTCCGTGTGGAACTGCAGCAAGCAGCGGTGCCAGCTGGTGGAAGGTACTGTACACAGGCTCTCATGCAAGGGGGGCACAGTCTGGTctccactgccccaggcagcccccacCAGCTGCACCTACATGGGGCCAAACCTGTCCCTTGCCTGCTGTGTTTGCCTGCAGGAACCACAAGACCCAGCTTTTACCTGTTTGCTGTGAAACCTGGGACAACCCCACAGCTCGCTAAAGATCAATCAACAGCAGCTCTTGAGGCTCTTTGCAGACCCCATTTATCCCATGTGTTGTTGCAAGGATGTTACAGGACTCATGCCTTTGGGTCCCCAGCATTCTTACTGCAAGAGTGGGTGAGATTTGTTTGAACCAAGTAATTTATGCTGGTGTCTTGCAATGCTGCTACACCTCAAGCCTCAGGACTATTCCAGGCTTTGGTCCACTACTACTCTGGCAAGTTACTGCTTCTACACTTATTGTGGGCAAGCTGAGAGAAGGGCAAACAAAGCCACTGTCACTTTAGCAGTGACCTCTCCCCTGAgacagaagggagaaaaggtATCCTTTGACAAGGAACACACTGAGTTTCCTTGGTTATAGAGAGAACTTTATGCTGAAATACTTCATGGGGCCTGTTCCACATCCCTGCCTTTCTGTGAGTCTACCATCAAAGAAACACTTGCTTTTGTCTCTCTGTACAGTAGTTTGTCAATTCAATCTGTGAGCTCAAACAGTCATTTAAGAATGAGGGTTTGTGCCTCCAAAGCCCAAATAACAGAGTTGAGAAAATGGCTTTTGTGGGCAAAGGTTGTGttagcaaaagcaaaaagctttGGGCAGTGAATAGATATCTAAATGACTGCTCTCTTTACTTTCTTTCAGCTTCAAGAAGCAAGAACAGTGGTTATACTGCACTTGCCTCTGCCCTTCTCCCTAGTGTGCTTGGAGTTTCCCTGTGCTTGCCCCACAGTCTCTGATTTTCTGTCTGCATCCAGATATGTGCCCTTGAATAGCAGGCAAGAAGCCTCTGGACTTCCTGTTGCtacagaaaattcaattttccctttgctttcagctgcagctctccagctgaGACTAGAACATTCATCAAAACAGACATTGCCTGGACTCGTTCAGGTAGGAAGGAAGTTATCCATGGCCTTTCTGAAGACTAGATAAGGGATAACCTTCACTGTAGATAGCTTTGTCCTGAGGCATTCAGAAAagaagggacacagggacttTGGACCCCTTTCAGATCTTTTAATACCTTTATTTTTAGTGAGAAAGGGTCTGTGGGATGTGGAAAAGTGCAGGGAAAGTTGGAAAGATGTGCTTTGTGGAGCCAGAATTTTGTGTTGGTTGAAGAGACAAAGAAGTACATTAAATTGTGCAGATTCTGGCACACTCTGAACAGCCTTCATTTGCCACTCTAAAAATCAAGATGGACTAACATTTCTGGAGTGGGGTCTGActctgaaaagcaaacagaggAATCTAGAAGGCGCTATTACAGGGGAATTACAGAGGAATAAGGGAGGATATGTTTTTGTTAGATTGCTACATTTCTGAAATCAATTATCCAAACTGCTAACCCACCTGGTCCATTCTTCCCCAAGACATTAGTTGGAAGAAAACATAGAAAAAGTTCTTGACAGCCTTTTCTGGGACCTTACCAAGCAGCCAGCAAAATACGGTGTAAACAGTGACAAGTACTGTTACTCTGATGGCAGCAGGAAGTATGACTTTGACCTGCAATCTTCAAAGTAAGGGAAGTGCTGTAAAATAATCATTCTtatgttttggtgttttttagtAAATTTGTGAAAGTTCTAGAAAACAACTACTTTTACATTATCCTCAGAACTATATTTTTGAGAGGGGGAAACAGGCACAGCAAAGTCAAATGCATGGTGTCTACATTTAATGGAGAAAGCAATTAAAGACTTAGTAATGCCATGTTTTGTCATGCTACAGTTCCCTTAAAAGTGATTTATATTAGTTAGTTAATACACTGACTAGATGGTGCAAGCATCCCTTGATAGGTGCAAGCTCAAAACATTCTCCTTGCTTGGGTGCCCATCATGATACATTTTGACTACTAAGAAAGTTATGTCCTGCTTGCACCTATGAGTTTTCACAAGGCCAACTAGAGATACAGTCCTGGGATAGTGTACAGCTCAGAGACTGCTCCTGATGCTGCCTTTGCTTGTGCCAGAGCACTGTAGAGCTAGACTGGTTGCAGCAGACATGTTTCACAGCTATTGCTGTGGTTAGATGTGTAGTCAGAAGTGTTGAGTCAATTGCAACTTCCTGTCCCATTGTACACTTTTAAACACCTTTTTTACAGAACTCAGTTCAACCATCTGCTTTTTGCTCCATTTCTTTCCCATGGCAAAAGGGTTCTGAAATTGTGTGAAAtggcaaaatttattttagccTTCACTGCTGTTCCGAGTTGAGTCTGGGCCTCCCTAACACTTCTACTCTCATGGATCACAGACTGGGCAAATTGCAGCAAGGAAGGATGACAGACCTCCAGATCAAGTCTTGTCCTCCAACTTAATAGACTTGAAATAATAGCTATTAATCTTCCCAAAAGACCCAGAGTAAAGCAGGAACAAAACAGCCTTCATActgttcaaattattttctgtcatgtTCCAAATGATGAGGGCtctagaagaaaagaatttgcATCCACTGCAAACACTGAAGACCTGAAATCAGTTTCCAGAATGTGATACACAGGAAGTTGACAGCCTGATCAATTAAATTCAGTTCAATATTACACAAAGTATTTCAGGACTACATGGTGTTCTCAGTGGAAAACACTCAGCAGTCACAAATAATTGACATTTCTAGAAATATAGCAGTTAAATAATTTAGTGTTCTCTTTCAGCTTATGTTTTCATGCCCACAGCTCCAACAACAAGAGAGTTTGGCACCCTGATTGTGTTCACTGGGGTTGAATACAGCAGCTCAGCTTTCAGGTGAAAGCACATCAGCAATTGCAGAGTGCTCATTTTATGCTTCAtcttatattttcatttgagaaaTCAGCCATCCTCTATAGTGGAAGCAGCATTCCTGGTAAGACCCTTGTGGGCTGCAGGTCCACCTTCCTGAGGATAAGAGCATGAAGATTGTCTAGCTTGTTGAAGGCATTTGTACAAGCTCATCTTACCGGAACAAAGCCTGTTTCTTCTGTCTATGGTgtctatttttctgtttatgtttaccattcaatttttcttctgtaatctGTAGGTGTACAAAAGCAGCCATTGcaaaaattcattatttcaaaGCATAGGTGAAAGCattaatgtttatatttataaaaatagaaatttataaCCCTCACTAAAAACATAGTCTTGATCTATTTGGGTTAGAAGTGCTGTCCTACACCTATTATGTTCTGGCGACAGCAAGTAACCCCATCTCCTTTCAGCCATGGCTGTagtgcctgtgctgcaggcaggagggattCGTGCTGTGCCCATTCTCTCCAGGAACAGAAGGCCTTTGGAGGATCTAGTAACTGGGAACCAGCATTAAGTAAACTGAATTCACTTAAAATTGGAAGGAAGGggacaggaggaagaaaatgagatgaATCTGGGTAAACATCACACAATAGAATTAATGACAGGCAGGCACAGGGTGCAGCTGAAGCCCAGCCTCCAGATCCCTAACTCATCAcatgctgctggaaaacaccaGGCGAGCAGAGGGGAAAGAGGCTGAAGTTACTGTGTGTGTTATCCCATGCACATTCCAACAGGAGCATTCAGAGCAAATCAGGTAGGCAGTGTAAATGCTTAATTAGAAAAGTTTCTGTGGTAAttctccctggagctggagaaatagaaatacagaaatatatatgAGGCCTGCCTAATTCtagaaggaaaatataaaggCTAATGAAAGGGTTAGTGTGAAgagcaagaaataattttagcaTTAGGAGATATAAAATCTAGAGCAGCTATAAGAAGCTGAAATAATCACATGTAAAGAACAGATTCTGAAAGTCTTCTCTACAGCTGTCTAGTATGTAAAATGTTTATTGAAGCTTATCCTTTCTAAGACAATTTGTCTTCTCAGTTTCTACCAATAAGGGAAAACAAATGACTTTACAACAAACAGCACTGGAGTGGAAAGGTTTCAGTACCACATTGAGTCAGAGGGTAAGCCAGGAACATGCCTGAGGCAGGATTGATATAATGGCTTTATGTTTCCTGTATGTGTATTTTGTCCCCTGCAGATTGTATAAGAATATGTGTTAAAGAGTTTATTCTCTTGGcagagatacaaaaaaaaaaaaaaaaagggggaaaaaatattcttttcagaCTGGCTTGTATTTCAACACTGAGATTAAAAGTTGGCAGGGGATTGTGGAAATCATTCCGGCTTTCTACTGTGACCTTGTGGGGGAGGGTATGTTTAGTAAAATAGAGCTGGGTCAGTGTCAGATGATTTGCAGCTAACAGATAGTGCAAGAACTACAAAGGACCAAAATGGCACAAAGGTAtatttttaagatgaaaaatcTGGGTAGTCCCCTACACATAACTATTTGTAGCTCTAGCTGTGATATGCAGGCACCAACAGCAAGAAGAGGTTTATCTTAGAGAAATGCAAAGCACTGCTCAAGAGTGGCCCAGATTTGCAGCAAGAGAACATACAAAGTACCAACAAAGAAATGAGTCATCCTACTCATTCATAGTTTGCCCCTGTAGCAAAGATGTTTGCATTTAAGCTGAAATCATGCTAAAGCATTTTCACTTTGCAGCTGGTGATAGGTTAAAGGGAAGTGACAGAGCTGATCGAAGAATCTTATTTATGAGGAATAACTCCATGATCACTGTTAACTCAGTCTCTTTGGACTCTCTGTGTTGGCATGCAgtttatgaagaaataaatatcagGGAAGGAAATACAGTGAAAGATGTGTGTAAGGTGATACAAGTATTATTATAGACAATTTTACTATTCACTATAAATTACCAAGGGTAAGCTTCTAGCACAAGTACAGAATGCTTATATAGTAACATATTCTCttgaatattagaaaaaaaaagctacactAGCATAAAATTATTGTGACACAACCCATATCCACCAACCATCATGGTTGCTGAAAAATTGGATGCcactaaatggaaaaaataggTTGATACAAAAGAGTGCCTAGAACAACCCTTTAATCTTCAAGCCACATCTTTAATTTTGCTGATTAGatgagatttttccatttttagtgAACTAGTTCAGCTTCTACCATCTTCAGTTTCCAATGCTCAGTTTCAATTTCAATCTTCAGTTGCCAATGACCCACATCTATCTTACCAATCTGCTCATTACATATTTGTTAGCTAATTTTGTTGCTCAGAGCATACCCAATGTCTTATAAGATCCTTTTCCAATCATTTGGCAAGGAACCAAAACAAGAATTAGTATTTCTACATGTCCAAGGTATGCCTTGGGATTTGACCTGCTCAGGATGAAAAGAACCAGTGGGGCTGAGACAAATCACATTTCACTGCACTTTAAGGGCTGTGGTTTTGGGTGTTAAACAGAgtaagaaatttcttttctctcttgagGTAGCTTATTTCTGAAGAATGGCATTGAGTGACCTCCTTTACCCAGATAATCCCAAGAGAAAGCAAGAATTGATTAATCTGCATCAGGAATTGCTTGACTGTATGTCCACAAATTTCCATGCAACCAACGAGCTGGTTGGAGTGCTGAACGAGCACCTGGGCTGTACCATTACCCCCATCAAGATGCGAGAGAGCAGCACGGTCAAGGAAAACTGTGAGATTATCATTCAAGTGATGAGTGAGATTCAGCATCAGGTGCAGAAGATCGATAGTGACATGAAGGAAAAGCTCGAGCCAGTGCTGTACCAGAAGCTGTATGATATCAAAGAGCCCGAGCTGGAGAAAATTGCATTAGCCCAGAGagttttttccattatttttggAGAAGCAACTTCAACAGCTGCAATGGTAGCTATCAAACTTCTTGGCTCCAATCATTTAACTCTCACCGTGAGCAAGCTCATCGGTCTCCTTGCACAGATTGGGGCATCTGTCCTTGGGGGAGTTAGTATTACCATTATTGGGCTTGGCCTTGAAATGATTCTCCATGCCatcctgggagctgtggagagGAGTCAGCTCCTGACAGCTGTGAGAAGCTACGAGAAGCACCTGGCTGAGTTCAAAGCAGCCTCAGAAAAGTACCAGTGTGCCATACATGAAGTAACTTCTTTGGTGAGACAGCAAGTTCAGTAAATGGAGCTGGAGTTCTCTCttctgtgacagcagctgcagcagataTGCCTGCAGAAGCCTTTTGACTAATTATGACTgatggctttttattttcttatttgcgGCAGCAGAACAAGGAAAGTAACAATTCAGGAAACTGGCACTGAAATATATTAATAGAGAACTGGTTTACAGGTGTTTGGGGGGGGCAATGTTTCAAATACTTTGTACCTTTCCTTAAGCTTATTTTCTGGGAAGCATTGTAGAATGAACTGTAATTCATACTAGAGACAATAATACAGACTGCTGGAGTGGTAGTGGTGAGAAGGTGGGTTTCTATATCAAATATGACAAAACAATGGGAGCAAATAATTTCAACAAGGCAATTCATGACAGCATCTGGAGGCTTTATGAAGACACCTGTGGTTGCTAAACTCAGTGTGGATT
This genomic interval from Catharus ustulatus isolate bCatUst1 chromosome 4, bCatUst1.pri.v2, whole genome shotgun sequence contains the following:
- the ART4 gene encoding LOW QUALITY PROTEIN: ecto-ADP-ribosyltransferase 4 (The sequence of the model RefSeq protein was modified relative to this genomic sequence to represent the inferred CDS: inserted 1 base in 1 codon; substituted 2 bases at 2 genomic stop codons), with translation MEKQFFTVSWVDSGKLVALGSPLLLIFSQILIEEATSPALMDVALHPFDDQYLGCREEMMKELEQGDYFLKEIAANKDYFHLWKKAQKALLKSPAGLLRGMXDSHAIVLMAFTMNXTLHWQLNRATATVGISPEHYRHQFSFKYFHFYLTTAIQILKEWQSSMGEHKCYQVHRGVKDLHIEAKVGSRVRSGHFISTSRLRNEAQKFGNXTLFTVTTCLGAALQGFSCHTSEKEVLIPPYEIFLVKSFLQTQQGNWLHLHSVWNCSKQRCQLVEASRSKNSGYTALASALLPSVLGVSLCLPHSL
- the LOC116996041 gene encoding single-pass membrane and coiled-coil domain-containing protein 3-like, whose product is MALSDLLYPDNPKRKQELINLHQELLDCMSTNFHATNELVGVLNEHLGCTITPIKMRESSTVKENCEIIIQVMSEIQHQVQKIDSDMKEKLEPVLYQKLYDIKEPELEKIALAQRVFSIIFGEATSTAAMVAIKLLGSNHLTLTVSKLIGLLAQIGASVLGGVSITIIGLGLEMILHAILGAVERSQLLTAVRSYEKHLAEFKAASEKYQCAIHEVTSLVRQQVQ